From Haloarcula hispanica ATCC 33960, the proteins below share one genomic window:
- a CDS encoding TATA-box-binding protein: MVDPKESIDIENVVASTGIGQELDLESVAMDLEGADYDPEQFPGLVYRTQDPKSAALIFRSGKIVCTGAKSTDDVHQSLRIVFDKLRDLNIQVDDDPEIVVQNIVSSADLGSSLNLNAIAIGLGLENIEYEPEQFPGLVYRLDEPDVVALLFGSGKLVVTGGKRKEDAEEAVDTIVERLSDLGLLD; this comes from the coding sequence ATGGTCGACCCAAAAGAGAGCATTGACATCGAAAATGTCGTTGCTTCGACCGGTATCGGACAAGAACTCGACCTTGAGAGCGTCGCGATGGACCTGGAGGGGGCCGACTACGACCCCGAGCAGTTCCCGGGCCTCGTCTATCGGACACAGGACCCCAAATCCGCCGCGCTCATCTTCCGGTCGGGCAAGATCGTCTGCACGGGTGCGAAATCCACGGACGACGTCCACCAGAGCCTGCGTATCGTCTTCGACAAACTCCGCGACCTGAACATCCAGGTCGACGACGACCCCGAAATCGTCGTCCAGAACATCGTCAGTTCCGCGGACCTCGGGAGTTCGCTCAACCTCAACGCCATCGCAATCGGCCTCGGCCTCGAGAACATCGAGTACGAGCCGGAGCAGTTCCCGGGCCTCGTCTACCGACTGGACGAGCCCGACGTGGTCGCGCTGCTGTTCGGTTCGGGGAAGCTCGTCGTCACCGGCGGGAAGCGAAAGGAGGACGCGGAGGAAGCCGTCGACACTATCGTCGAGCGACTCAGCGATCTCGGCCTGCTGGACTAA